The DNA sequence TTTCTGTAGTACAATGAACTATAGAAAGGAGAGATGAGGACATGGCATTTTCCATCAGACTGACCGAAGAAGAGCGGAACCTTGCCGACAGCTACGCGAAACTGCATTCGATGTCCATGGGCGAGGCTTTTAAAAGGGCTTTGTTCGAGCGCATCGAGGACGAATACGACGTTGCCGTCGCCAACGAGGCTTATGATGAATACCTCAAAAGCGGCCAAAAGAGCCGCCCGATCGGCGAACTCTGGAAAGACGTCGATTTATGAGTTACGACGTCCGGACGGCCCAGCGATTCGACCGGGAATTTAAAAAGCTCG is a window from the Pyramidobacter porci genome containing:
- the relB gene encoding type II toxin-antitoxin system RelB family antitoxin encodes the protein MAFSIRLTEEERNLADSYAKLHSMSMGEAFKRALFERIEDEYDVAVANEAYDEYLKSGQKSRPIGELWKDVDL